TTACTTCTATTGCAGTGCTGTTTATGTATTTATAGTCACATTAACGTTCGCAGCTATTTACACTTGATCCCGTCCTATCCCTCAAACGCTTTCCCGCACCCTGCCCCAGCCGCGCTCAGCGGAGCCGGGCCCCGGAGCGCCGCAGTCCGGCACCCGCACGGGGCAGAGCAGCGGCCGCGAGGGGCCAGCGCCGGGCGGGCAGTGCCCGGGATGGTGGCAGGCTGTGTCCTCAGCTATGGCAGGCAGTGCCTGCGGTGGAcggcagcagtgccagcaggagcaggctgtgcccgCAGCGATggcagctgtgcccacagcGCCCGCCGAGCCGGGCCCGCTCCGCTCCCTCCCGGGAGGCACCGGCGACTCCCGCCGCCGCTGTCACCGCGCTCTGCAAGGGCCGCTCCTTCACTCAGTGGCCGCCCCCGCATTCCCCGGCGATCCTCACCCCCACTCCGGTACCTGCCTTTCCTCCGCGTCCGTCGCCAGCGGCAGCgggggcggcggcagcagcgccgcCCGAGCGCAGAGCCTGGGGGCCGGGCCGAGGCGGGGCGGGGGAAGTGGCCCTGCGCCTGCGCCGCGCGTGCGGAGCGGAGCGGCCGCGGTGTCGGCCTGGGGGTCGGGGCTGCCCCCGCGGCCGGCGGGTCGGGCTGCAGCGGGGGCCGTGCCGTCCATGGGCGCTGTGGCGGCCCCGAACGCGGATCCGTCCCCCGCCAGCCGCGACACCGAGCCTGGCGCCGCGGCCGCGCCCGACAGCCCTCGCCCGccctccagcctctgcagcagccccggctccctcccGCCCGACAGCCTCCAGGCCTTCCCCGGCCTCGACTCGCCCAGCATCCAGTGTGACAGCCTCGAGTGTCCCCCCTGctcgtgctgctgctgctgccgccggaGCGCAGGCTCGGCCGCAGCCAGCGAGGACAGCCTGCAGGCCCCTCTCGCCCGGGGCTCCGGCACACGGTGCTTCGGTGCGCACCTCGCCTCCAGCGACCTCTCCGACAGCCTGGAGTCCTTCATCCAGCACGACAGCCTCCAGTCGCTCTCCAGCCTGTGTGTGAGCTCCTCCAGTATCAGCGGTGATAGCCTTGAATCTCTTTCCGGCTTGAGCCTCGGGGCCACCACCCAGCACAGCGATCTCGAGTTCATCGGCCACTGAATCTGCCTTCAGCTTCCAACACTACGCCTTACTGCTGGCTCTCTGCCAGCTGCCGTGAGAGCTGCCGGGCTTCTGCCCTTCGTTCGAATGTGACTTTGTTCCAGGTGATCCTTGCTGCATCCAGTGCAATAACCTCAGACCTTACTGTGGTGCCATTCCCAAATTCAGTGCTTCAGAGGGGCAGTGCTCATTATTACCTGCAGTATTAACGCTGATTTTTTGTCACCAGTTAAGAATGGAAGTGCGTGGTCCTTGGAGGAATCCCAGCTACCTCTCAGATCTCTATGAGAACATGTTAAAGGCTGAAGGAGCAGTGGGGCGAGGGCAGCAGCAGTCCCCAGCAGTCCATACAAGTAGCAACAAGACTTTTTGGAGCAGTCCCCCAGCCAAGGAGAGCTCCCAGCCAAACCATCCTCCGAGCAGCACCCCCTCCAGCTGTGACCCAGCCCTGCGGCCCATCATCCGCCGCCGAGCGAGATCCCTGCCTACATCACCCgagaggaagaagagagcagcagtgcagtgtCAGGAGCCCGGCTGCCAGAGCCGCATGAACCGGGTCAGGTTTGCTGATGCTTTAGGCTTGGAGCTCACTGAAGTGAAAGTCTTCCAGACTGGGGAGGATCCAACCATCCCCTTGCATGTCCTTTCCAGGCTCTCCATAAACTCAGACCTCTGGTACAGCAGCTTGAACTTGGAGTTTACTATGCAATGCTTGGTCCCTGACTTCCAGCAGCCTGCAGACTGTCCGGATTTCTCATCCCgactccaggagcagcaggtgtGTCTGGAACGGGTGACCAGCTCAGATCTGGGGCTCAGTGGCACCATCCAGGTTCTCAATGTTGCTTTTGAGAAGCAGGTGTCTGTGCGCTACACCTTCAACGAGTGGGAAAGCCTCCATGAGGTGTGTGCTCATTGGCACCAGAGCCTCCCAGAGAAAAATGGGCAGGATCAGGTTGATGTGTTcactttctttcttcctgtgcctcctttccttcttcagctGAGCACTCTCGTCCAGTTTGCAGCAAGGTACCAAGTCAACGGCCAGGAGTACTGGGATAACAACAGAGGCAAGAACTACACCCTCACCTGCCGGACTCACCCCCTGAAGCTGCCAAGGGAATGTGAGGAGAGCTGGATCCACTTCATCTGAACAAAGGGAGTGGTGCCGAGCAGTGTGTCAGTGGTCTCGGTGGCACTCTGTCCCTTGGCGTGGCTCTCTGCTCCTATGGCAACAGTCTTCTTTTTGAAACCTGCCAAACCTGGCCAAGTGTCCTAGGGCTGAGAAGCAGCCAGTGACCTGTTCAAAACCTCTGggaaagttaaaaatctgtagTGAGATACAATCATAGGAAGGCCATGTGGTTTTTTTGAGTGTATGAGTCATTGCAGAATGGTTCCAGGGAATGCTCTGAGGCTACCAGAGAGCAAAATAACACATCTCTTGTTGCTAGTGGTACTCTTGGTTGCATAGAATGTTTCTAACTGATCTCTCTTACCTTTTTctactgtttgttttctaagtGGACAGTGTGGCTTTAcaggttttgtttctaattttgtttatattacTTCACCAAGTCAGGGCACTATTCCATTTATGCATAATTTGGATGGCAGACACTGTAGGGAGGacttgtgtatatatatatatatgttattaAGGCTGTAACCACGTTAAATATTGCCATTAATATTTGAGTCGGAAATTAAATGCTACTATGAGCAAAACATACACGAAAATGTACCATCAGCCCCTCTGTTtcccttggggaaaaaaataaaaggtgccTTTTCTTATCTCCTCCTTGCAGCAGGAGTGATTGTTACCAAAGTGTGTGTAAGGCAGATCGCCTGGGGAAATTCTCTTTTCAAGTGAAGCCCAAGTAGGTTTTTTTCAAGGTGGTGGTACAGGAATTGTCTTCTCTTGGTGCACCTGTTTTTACTAAGGGAAACGTGAGCAATTTTGGACTCGTGTTGCAGTTGAAGATCTCAAAGCACTGTATGAATGCTCATGATTTTATCACCGTTGCTGGTAAAATTATAAATCAAGAAATGGAtatgatataaatatatataaggaaaaaaatagtaggGGGAGCAGGGTACAGAGGCTTGGAATAGCATTCCAGAACCCTGAATCCTGGCAGTTCCCCAGTGTTCCAGTGCTACTGCAGAATTAACTTTGGCTTCTTTATTTAACTACTTGCCATTATAAAACAGTTGAACTCTTAAGACTGCAGCCTTTGCAACACAAGCTGGAACTTCAAAGCACTTAATTTGGTAAACTGCTACTTACATAGACCCATAAACAGAATCCCGTCTGTTAGAACAGGAACACTGTTAGACCATCTTCCCATGCTTCTTGCtctattattttcattctgtggtTTTAGTGTGGTTTAAGATATGCAACAGGCTTAACTCTCTTAAATAAAAGCTCGTCCATAATTGTTTCCATACATATTCATTACTGCATGGAAAGTTTAGCTTTATATGTGTAGCATAAACTttcagagctggctggaaaTATTAGAAGAGCTGTGTTTTAGGACTATGCTATGAAAATTAGGCCACTTATTTGGACATCTTACTTTGGATTGGTGTTTATTTATCAAAATCACAAGTTGTTTGTAAAATCACAGTTGTAAGCAACCCGTGGCCAATTATATATTAGTCTGAAAAGTCCACTGAGTAATTCTGGAAGTGCAGAAAcaccaagaaaattaatttgtctgGCAACTGAATGCTGCTTCTTTGTTGTGATACCCATTTAGCAAAGCTGGGCTTTCAAGTGAGGAAGCTGCCTCATTCCATTGGTCTTTGGCTTTCGAGAAACCAGAGTCAGGAATGAGGATTCTGTGAGCTGCTGGGCACCTTTTGCAGAGTACTCAGAAAGCTCAATCCTATCTGAATGTGCATTATCCCAAGTTTCCTTTagctctctctgctgctctgcactgctggaggAGGACTGACAGTTCCATTCCTGCCAGTGCAGttctctggctctgctggctcagtGGAGCAGTGGAACTGAGAGCCATCTCCAGGTTAAGCTGCTAAACGTTCACACCAGTACTGGCACctgtcacagcagagctgatATTTGCACTTAGGTTTTCTTGGCACTTCTGGTTGACGAAAATGGGATTAAGCTGTTTAGTGCTAATATGCACCTGTCGTGAAGGTAAACTTACACCACATTTGTATCTTCTCAGGACAACTTGACTGCTTGCACTGTTCAAATTGAGCACTTCCCTTATAATGAGGATTTTGTAAAAGTTAATTCTTCACAAGGGTTATCACCATACaatgcacttttaaaaacatgtatttattattGTCATACAGTAAATGAATGTCTAGTAGTCCACAGTTTAAAGGTTCTTTCAagcatgttttttaaagaaacattaaatCCATGTAAATTAAAAGGGGTTGTGTTTCCTGATTAAATGTCTTGTCCAGAATAAAGTACATTACACAGTATATCAATAAAGCACATATGCTGGACAAAAAGTCTAGCAGTTGTAAAATTGCAAAGTGcttaactaatttttaaaagcaataataaaacTATGGCTATTGTAATAcagaagattaaaataaaagcttttcacaattttctgttgtttttgtcAATGGTACTTCTGTTAAGAAAGCTCATGAAAAAACTTGAGTTGTCACTTAGAGAGCAGCATACTTAGGAAAGCAAGGTGGGTTTGAGTTGGTAAACAATGAACAGCACTTGATAAAGATACAGTGACTGGTGTATGGATCTGCAAAGATGATTAGGCTGCCACTTTCTACATGGGATCTGCTGTCCTTTCACCTCAGAGTTCTGTGCATGTATCACCTGCAGGATTGAGATCCAGTTTTGGAAAAAGGCTTGCCGCGACTTGATTCTAATACAGCTTcatggaagagaagagagaggggTTTTCCTCAAATTGCACTTTCCAAATCTGTGCTAGACTGTACTTCACACATTCATTTCTGGGCCTCACAATTGTGTTAttatttgttctattttttcctttcagttctcCTTGCTGCAGCCTTTCTTCTCAAACCACATTCTCTTCCTGACAGGTTTCACGAGTATCTACCTGTGCTGTGTTAAGAGTGTCGATATGCAGTGCCTGATTTATCCTCCATGTGAAATGCTGCTCCTCTGGGGTCAGGCATTTACTTGATACACTTCAAGATTGGAATTATCAGTTGCCAGGTTTCTCCTAAAGCAAAATGGGGCCATTTAACTAGCAGACAGAATTAATAAAGATACATATTACCAATTACTTTTTAATCAGTGCTAGTAACTTCAGCACTGCATTGTCAGAGTTGCTTGGGGAAAAGATGATTATTGCAAATCAGTTTAAATACATGGGCCTGTCAATATTAAGTTGTTCAAAAATGTAAGATTATTTAAGAAAaggattgtttttttctgcaaacatCCAACTATCAGGTTTATCTTACAGGTtgttaatgttttttttaatataggtGGTATTTTTACATTTAGTTTCAAATTCATAgcttatttgtatttattttacaaagaaaaaaattgcaacttGTAATGACAGTAGTATGTTTCTACAGTCAGAAACTACAGCACTTAATGTAGTGTATCATCCATGCTCAGTTGTACTTTACAGCTGGTAAAAACTTAGAACTGCAAGTCTGAGTGATTATTCATTTGGCAGCAGGAGTGTAACATTAGTACTGACTTCTTTCCCAACTTCTTTCTCCCTGTGATCTCAGATCTGCAAGTATTTCAGCTGACATTTGATATTCAAACTGTTGGTATCAACACTTCTAACCCTTCTCAGTTTCacacagataaatatttatactgcTGTAGTGAATAA
The nucleotide sequence above comes from Corvus cornix cornix isolate S_Up_H32 chromosome 20, ASM73873v5, whole genome shotgun sequence. Encoded proteins:
- the PPP1R3D gene encoding protein phosphatase 1 regulatory subunit 3D, which translates into the protein MEVRGPWRNPSYLSDLYENMLKAEGAVGRGQQQSPAVHTSSNKTFWSSPPAKESSQPNHPPSSTPSSCDPALRPIIRRRARSLPTSPERKKRAAVQCQEPGCQSRMNRVRFADALGLELTEVKVFQTGEDPTIPLHVLSRLSINSDLWYSSLNLEFTMQCLVPDFQQPADCPDFSSRLQEQQVCLERVTSSDLGLSGTIQVLNVAFEKQVSVRYTFNEWESLHEVCAHWHQSLPEKNGQDQVDVFTFFLPVPPFLLQLSTLVQFAARYQVNGQEYWDNNRGKNYTLTCRTHPLKLPRECEESWIHFI